One Pyrococcus furiosus DSM 3638 genomic region harbors:
- a CDS encoding alpha/beta hydrolase-fold protein: MKRMIMYLSTVLLIAVVSGCISEQTQTQTLESNSPTQTTTTTSPQITVTFIVSVPEYTPENDSIYIAGDFNNWNPKDERYKLVKLPDGRWKITLTFPYGKTIQFKFTRGSWETVEKGINGEEIPNRRFTFTKSGTYEFKVHNWRDFVEKNVKHTITGNVITFEMFIPQLNTTRRIWIYLPPDYNYSTKRYPVLYMFDGQNLFDAATSFAGEWGVDEALEKLYKEKNFSIIVVGIDNGGDRRIDEYAPWVNRDYRRGGLGNATVKFIVETLKPYIDAHYRTDPEKTGIMGSSLGGLMAIYAGFSYPEVFRYVGAMSSAFWFNPEIYDFVREAKKGPEKIYIDWGTNEGRNPKAFSESNEKMVKILKEKGYREEFNLKVVIDKGGLHNEYYWGKRFPQAVLWLFEE, encoded by the coding sequence ATGAAGAGAATGATCATGTATCTTTCGACAGTTCTTTTGATAGCTGTGGTGAGTGGGTGTATAAGTGAACAAACTCAAACCCAAACTTTAGAATCAAATTCTCCTACACAAACAACAACCACAACTTCTCCACAGATAACGGTCACTTTTATAGTCTCTGTTCCAGAATATACACCTGAAAATGATTCCATATACATAGCTGGAGACTTTAACAACTGGAACCCAAAAGACGAAAGATATAAGCTCGTCAAACTTCCAGATGGACGATGGAAAATAACTTTAACATTTCCCTATGGAAAAACGATACAATTTAAGTTTACCCGTGGCTCGTGGGAAACTGTGGAAAAAGGAATAAATGGAGAAGAAATACCAAATAGACGATTCACCTTTACCAAGTCTGGAACTTACGAGTTTAAAGTTCATAACTGGAGAGATTTTGTGGAGAAAAACGTAAAGCACACCATAACTGGAAATGTGATAACTTTTGAAATGTTTATTCCTCAATTAAACACGACAAGAAGAATATGGATATATTTACCTCCGGATTATAACTATTCAACCAAGAGGTATCCCGTACTGTACATGTTCGACGGTCAAAATCTTTTTGATGCTGCTACTTCTTTTGCTGGAGAATGGGGAGTTGATGAAGCCTTAGAAAAGCTATACAAAGAAAAGAACTTCTCAATCATAGTAGTTGGGATAGACAATGGAGGAGATAGGAGAATAGACGAATATGCTCCCTGGGTAAATAGAGATTATAGAAGGGGAGGACTTGGAAACGCTACGGTGAAGTTCATAGTAGAGACTTTAAAGCCCTATATTGATGCTCACTATAGGACAGATCCAGAAAAAACTGGAATAATGGGATCTTCACTAGGTGGACTAATGGCTATATATGCAGGCTTTTCATATCCAGAAGTCTTCCGATACGTTGGAGCAATGAGCTCGGCATTCTGGTTTAATCCCGAGATATATGACTTCGTGAGAGAAGCAAAGAAAGGGCCAGAAAAAATTTACATTGATTGGGGAACGAATGAAGGGAGAAACCCAAAGGCATTTTCTGAAAGCAATGAGAAAATGGTCAAAATCTTAAAAGAGAAGGGTTATAGGGAGGAATTCAACCTTAAAGTTGTGATTGACAAAGGAGGATTACATAACGAGTACTATTGGGGAAAGAGATTCCCTCAAGCCGTTCTGTGGCTCTTTGAAGAGTAG
- a CDS encoding CARDB domain-containing protein → MRRNAQVFAMVLLLVLSGIPKALALYTPTPFSIDGNLEEWIKADAIAYGRDSGLPGANLDKLYIAWDDNYLYIAIKTNNTQSWDLAYGIGIDVDPGSGNGYTGDSDAWGRKIAFGNNYAIDYEIYFWWSGGSGITADNFINWTGSGWDYKSISDVGGSFAYTGDTSQGLQTLEIAIPWDALGGITRKFAIIAWIAGGDGSSAVDSLPVDDTIVDSDNEWVDQDVFTNLSVIMLSPKNIDGSLDDWADYEKVGSSLPSGYPGADLESLYVSWDSNYLYIAIKTNNTASWDVAYGIGIDVDPGSGNGYTGDTDAWGRKIGFQGFAVDYEIYFWWSGGSGITADNFINWTGSGWDYKSISDVGGSFAYTGDTSQGLQTLEIAIPWDALGGITRKFAIIAWIAGGDGSSAVDTAPSDSEVPPGDSWTDYDKLSNLATTFEFPDLTVEIKGPDVVGVNKLAEYEVHVKNLGGIGVPSTKVRVYINGTLYKNWTVSLGPKEEKVLTFNWTPTQEGMYRINATVDEENTVVELNENNNVATFDVSVVWVGKISVDGDPSDWPEVSLNNNTFTLQNGVFIWSDAPDDQRTEKDPYLPGGTSSHADLIKFGVAKDERYLYFLFVFKNMSNIKIGDNGATFIAVPIDFKEGGATEFAGEMDTKSILEWDIQVVVNLASSQFSGERVATTKAGSSYESLFYVLSADGSFITSDDAMVGVNLDANTVEVRIPLSFIENSDEIRLQLATGFSYGPAVWNFGDPFANDDVSDIVDTISEAGTEEELSDNIPDYYVKLLLGTYLVEGADVINYREERIMMQQQAAVKSFMTISKYYGIPRFKKEYATYLELMNNITNMDIPEEFKEEIIEIRKKVDELFSLYKEGKEVAEEGMMSLADAIKLYRAYTGMIKVNQRLKEIIQAIASGELERQKWLEEMRGKLTKTIDGDLSDWSVDPVAVDTEGYGQDGANLRSCTWTTTTTSST, encoded by the coding sequence ATGAGAAGGAATGCCCAGGTCTTTGCTATGGTGCTCTTATTAGTACTTTCAGGAATTCCCAAGGCGCTTGCACTGTACACTCCAACACCGTTTTCAATAGATGGAAACTTAGAGGAATGGATCAAAGCAGATGCTATTGCTTATGGAAGAGACTCCGGCCTTCCAGGAGCAAACCTTGACAAATTGTACATTGCCTGGGATGACAACTATCTTTACATTGCCATAAAGACTAACAATACCCAGAGTTGGGACCTAGCTTATGGAATTGGAATTGACGTAGACCCAGGAAGTGGAAACGGATACACCGGAGACTCAGACGCATGGGGAAGAAAAATAGCCTTTGGAAACAACTATGCCATAGATTATGAGATTTACTTCTGGTGGAGTGGTGGTAGTGGAATTACTGCTGACAACTTCATAAACTGGACTGGCTCAGGATGGGACTACAAGAGCATTAGTGATGTCGGAGGAAGCTTCGCATACACTGGAGACACAAGCCAAGGACTACAAACCCTAGAAATAGCAATACCATGGGACGCATTGGGTGGAATTACAAGAAAATTTGCCATAATTGCTTGGATTGCTGGTGGAGATGGAAGTAGCGCAGTTGATTCACTACCCGTTGATGACACCATTGTAGACAGCGATAACGAGTGGGTTGATCAAGATGTATTCACGAACCTAAGTGTAATAATGCTATCTCCAAAGAATATCGATGGAAGCTTAGATGATTGGGCAGACTATGAAAAGGTTGGCTCTTCACTTCCAAGTGGGTATCCTGGAGCTGACCTAGAGAGCCTATATGTCTCCTGGGACAGTAATTATCTCTATATTGCCATAAAGACTAACAACACTGCAAGCTGGGATGTTGCTTATGGAATTGGAATTGACGTAGACCCAGGAAGTGGAAACGGATACACCGGAGACACAGATGCTTGGGGTAGGAAGATTGGATTCCAAGGATTTGCAGTTGACTACGAGATTTACTTCTGGTGGAGTGGTGGTAGTGGAATTACTGCTGACAACTTCATAAACTGGACTGGCTCAGGATGGGACTACAAGAGCATTAGTGATGTCGGAGGAAGCTTCGCATACACTGGAGACACAAGCCAAGGACTACAAACCCTAGAAATAGCAATACCATGGGACGCATTGGGTGGAATTACAAGAAAATTTGCCATAATTGCTTGGATTGCTGGTGGAGATGGAAGTAGCGCAGTTGACACAGCTCCCTCAGACTCCGAAGTGCCTCCAGGAGACTCATGGACAGATTATGACAAGCTCTCTAACTTGGCAACAACATTTGAGTTCCCTGACTTGACTGTCGAGATTAAGGGTCCAGATGTTGTTGGAGTGAATAAGCTTGCAGAGTATGAGGTGCATGTGAAGAACCTTGGTGGAATAGGAGTTCCTTCAACAAAAGTTAGGGTTTACATAAACGGAACACTCTATAAGAACTGGACAGTATCTCTTGGACCAAAAGAAGAGAAAGTTCTAACATTTAACTGGACACCAACTCAGGAAGGAATGTACAGAATCAACGCCACTGTAGATGAAGAAAATACCGTCGTTGAGCTCAACGAAAACAATAACGTTGCAACATTTGATGTTAGTGTTGTCTGGGTTGGAAAGATAAGCGTCGATGGAGATCCAAGCGACTGGCCGGAAGTAAGCCTTAACAACAACACCTTTACCTTACAGAATGGAGTATTCATATGGAGCGATGCTCCAGATGATCAGAGAACGGAGAAGGATCCCTACCTCCCAGGAGGAACTTCATCTCATGCAGACTTAATTAAATTTGGCGTGGCAAAAGACGAGAGATATCTGTACTTCCTTTTCGTCTTCAAGAACATGAGCAACATAAAGATCGGAGATAACGGAGCAACCTTCATAGCAGTTCCAATTGACTTCAAGGAAGGAGGAGCAACAGAGTTTGCTGGCGAGATGGATACTAAGAGCATACTAGAATGGGACATCCAAGTTGTAGTCAACTTAGCCTCAAGCCAGTTCAGTGGTGAGAGGGTTGCAACAACAAAAGCTGGTTCAAGCTATGAATCACTCTTCTACGTTCTATCCGCTGACGGAAGTTTCATTACAAGTGATGACGCAATGGTGGGAGTGAACCTCGATGCCAACACAGTAGAGGTCAGAATTCCACTAAGCTTCATTGAGAATTCTGATGAGATAAGGCTTCAGCTTGCCACTGGCTTCAGCTATGGGCCAGCAGTATGGAACTTTGGAGATCCATTTGCAAACGATGATGTGAGCGATATAGTGGACACGATAAGCGAGGCTGGCACTGAGGAAGAGCTTTCAGACAACATCCCAGACTACTATGTAAAGCTACTGCTAGGCACATATCTAGTTGAAGGGGCAGACGTCATTAATTACAGAGAAGAGAGAATAATGATGCAACAACAAGCCGCAGTGAAGTCCTTCATGACGATCTCCAAGTATTACGGAATTCCAAGGTTCAAGAAAGAATACGCCACATATCTAGAGCTCATGAACAACATAACGAACATGGATATCCCAGAAGAGTTCAAGGAAGAGATAATTGAGATAAGGAAGAAGGTTGACGAGCTGTTCTCCCTCTACAAGGAAGGAAAGGAAGTTGCAGAGGAGGGAATGATGAGCTTAGCAGATGCAATTAAGCTATACAGGGCATATACAGGAATGATAAAGGTTAATCAGAGGCTTAAGGAAATCATCCAGGCAATAGCCTCTGGAGAGCTCGAGAGACAGAAGTGGTTGGAGGAGATGAGGGGCAAGCTCACAAAGACAATTGACGGAGATCTCTCAGACTGGAGCGTTGATCCAGTTGCCGTAGATACAGAAGGGTACGGTCAGGATGGTGCAAACTTAAGGAGTTGTACGTGGACTACGACGACAACTTCCTCTACATAG
- a CDS encoding HIT family protein, giving the protein MPCPFCNPPAENIVYEDDKIRILLDSFPANPGHLLVVPKRHITNIEGLNEEEKVMLMKGVEMAIKALKEALNPDGFNVGINLGKAAGQTVSHLHVHVIPRYKGDCKHPEGGIRKAVLNAKDENLGRQDKRLESKYVEILRGLLNEK; this is encoded by the coding sequence ATGCCGTGTCCATTTTGCAATCCTCCAGCCGAGAACATTGTCTATGAAGATGATAAAATAAGAATTCTCTTAGACAGCTTTCCCGCTAATCCTGGACATCTTTTAGTCGTCCCAAAGAGGCACATAACCAACATTGAGGGGCTTAATGAGGAGGAAAAAGTTATGCTTATGAAGGGAGTTGAGATGGCAATCAAAGCCTTGAAAGAAGCATTAAATCCAGATGGATTTAATGTGGGAATAAATTTGGGAAAGGCTGCTGGCCAAACGGTTTCTCATCTTCATGTCCATGTTATTCCCAGGTACAAGGGAGATTGTAAGCATCCTGAGGGTGGTATCAGAAAGGCCGTTTTAAATGCGAAGGATGAGAACTTAGGAAGGCAGGATAAGAGGCTTGAAAGTAAGTACGTCGAAATCCTGAGGGGGCTACTTAATGAGAAGTAG
- the bpsA gene encoding N(4)-bis(aminopropyl)spermidine synthase — MKEIVERVKTKTKIPVYERSVENVLSAVLASDDIWRIVDLSEEPLPLVVAILESLNELGYVTFEDGVKLTEKGEELVAEYGIGKRYDFTCPHCQGKTVDLQAFADLLEQFREIVKDRPEPLHEFDQAYVTPETTVARVILMHTRGDLENKDIFVLGDDDLTSIALMLSGLPKRIAVLDIDERLTKFIEKAANEIGYEDIEIFTFDLRKPLPDYALHKFDTFITDPPETLEAIRAFVGRGIATLKGPRCAGYFGITRRESSLDKWREIQKLLLNEFNVVITDIIRNFNEYVNWGYAEETRAWKLIPIKKLPEYNWYKSYMFRIETLEGSRGYEDEIPEEDIYNDEESSTT; from the coding sequence ATGAAAGAAATTGTAGAAAGGGTAAAAACAAAAACTAAGATCCCCGTTTATGAGAGAAGCGTTGAAAACGTTCTATCGGCAGTTTTGGCAAGTGACGACATATGGAGAATCGTGGACTTAAGCGAAGAACCACTTCCCCTTGTCGTTGCAATTTTAGAGAGTCTTAACGAGCTTGGATATGTAACTTTCGAGGATGGAGTTAAGCTTACGGAAAAGGGAGAAGAGCTAGTGGCGGAATACGGAATTGGAAAGAGGTACGACTTTACTTGTCCTCACTGTCAGGGTAAGACCGTCGACCTCCAAGCCTTTGCCGACTTGCTTGAGCAGTTTAGGGAGATAGTTAAGGACAGGCCGGAACCGCTCCACGAGTTCGACCAAGCTTATGTAACACCGGAGACTACAGTAGCAAGGGTAATTCTAATGCACACTAGGGGAGACTTAGAGAACAAGGATATCTTTGTTCTGGGCGATGATGATCTAACAAGTATTGCTCTAATGCTCTCAGGCCTTCCAAAAAGGATTGCTGTGCTGGATATAGATGAAAGGCTAACGAAGTTCATCGAGAAGGCTGCCAACGAGATTGGGTATGAGGACATAGAGATCTTTACCTTTGACTTGAGGAAGCCCTTGCCAGACTATGCCCTCCACAAGTTTGACACCTTTATTACCGATCCCCCAGAGACCCTCGAGGCCATTAGGGCCTTCGTGGGTAGAGGAATTGCCACCCTTAAAGGCCCAAGATGTGCAGGATACTTTGGAATAACGAGGAGAGAGAGTTCCCTAGACAAGTGGAGGGAGATACAAAAGTTGCTCTTAAATGAATTTAACGTTGTTATAACGGACATAATCAGAAACTTCAACGAGTACGTGAACTGGGGTTACGCTGAGGAAACTAGGGCGTGGAAGCTAATCCCAATTAAGAAGCTCCCTGAGTACAACTGGTATAAGAGCTACATGTTCAGAATTGAAACCTTAGAGGGATCAAGAGGTTACGAAGACGAGATTCCAGAAGAGGACATCTACAACGACGAAGAGTCCTCCACAACTTGA